The DNA window TTGTGCACTGTGACTCCGCCGCCTCGGTCCGCCAACTTTCTCCCGACATGGCTCCCCTATCCGAGATCGACAGGCGAGGCGTCGTCGTCACGGCTCCCGCCGCAACGGAGGAGGCCGACTTTGTATCGCGATTTTTCGCCCCGGGCGTGGGCGTCCCTGAAGATCCCGTGACGGGCTCCACCCACTGTGCACTGGGCCCGTACTGGGCAACGCAAACCGGGCGCACCACTCTCGTCGGACATCAGATCTCTGCACGGGGCGGCACTGTGCGCGTCGACCTCGATGCGCCCGACGCCGACCGAGTCACGCTCTCCGGACAGGCCACCACGGTGCTGCGCGGCCGCCTGGATCCTTAAGCTGTGTTCATTTCATACGCGGTGCGTCCGGCAGGACGCACCGACTGCGAACCCGTTCCTCCCCGGCGGGGGGGCAGGCGTATACGCTCCGATGTGCGTTCGGTCTACGAACCCATCGGCATCGGATGTGAAGATGGACGAAAATGAAAACAGGGGCTTACTTCCCGATCGCAGGGCCTCCTTCTCATCCGGTCTCGCCACTCACCATCCCGGTCGCAGAATGAGCCCAAAGTCCCAGGGCTGGGAGCGTTGGAACGTGCGAGCGTAGAACATCTCAAAGACAACCGCCCCCAGCAAATTGACGCGGGCCGACACCCCGGCACTCGTCACCGGCCGTGCCCGCCTCAGCTCGTTGACTCCGCCGTCCGTCCCCTGCGGCGTCACCTCGGACACACTGGTGCGAAGCGCAAGGTCTTCGATGCTCTCGTCGGTCCAGGCAATCCCAGCATCCGCAAAGAGGACCAGATCGGTCGGGATATACTCAAACGTCGACAGCCCGAGCACCTCCGGCCCCAGCAGGGGCACTCGCACCTCTGCGCTTCCCAGTGCCACCCGCGTCCCGTAGAGCCGTTCGAGGCCACAGTTGGTTCGGTTGATCTGGCACGACCGTTGGCTGAAGATCGAATTGAAACTGTATCCCCGCACAAAAGCGAGTTGGTACGGATCCCCCAGCGTCTCCCGAACGAAGAGATCGCCGAACCCGCCCGTGAATCCATTCTGGGTTGCCCCGTAGTTCCCCTGATGCAGTCCCCGAATGGCAAATGTGAACGGCTTCTGATAATAGTACCGCCGGTAATCGGCAAGAAAAGAGACGAAGTTTCGAGACCCGAACTGAGGCGTGACCTGGAATCGGTAGCGCCCTCCCTGCAGAGGCGAGGTCAACCCCGAGCTCGAAAAGTCCCCTACGTACGCCAGTCCAACCTGACTAAGATAAAAGGGATCGGGAAGATCGCCCCCTGTCCCCTGGATGGCAGACGGTGATATTTCTTGCCCGAACTGGTTGCGTACGGTGAGCCCAAACCCATACCGAGTTCCCCCCACACTGAGCTCAAACCGGTTGCGCTTTGAGAGCGGATAGCTCGCCTGCGTAATCACCTGTGATCGATAAATCCGCTGGACGAGCTGGACGAGCTGAACGGTGTTTCCACGGCCTTCGACGAAGCCGAGCTGTCCGTAGGCCGAGGGAATGTGCGACACTCCAACCCCGTAATTCAACCGACTATCCTGATTGGAGTAGAACGCTCCCCCCCCAATGTCCTTGACCGTACCGTTCGCCTGAACCACAACGTTCAGGTTCTGATCGCCCAGAATGTCGCTGAAGTAAAATCCGACGCCCCCCTGCACCTGCGTTCCAAAGGGACCGCCCACGGATGTCCCAATCGTCGGCGGGGCAATGCGGTCGAGGTAGAGCCGATCACTGGCCTGCGACACCTCGACCGATCCTAGCTCCGGCAATCCCGTCAGGGGATCGTCGAGATAATTGCCCACAATGCCCGTTTCGGTGGTCTGCACGGGCGGAAGAAGCCCCGCCACCTCCGCCTGCTCGAAAGAACTCGGCGGGACCACCCGTTCGCCCTTCGTCTTCTCCGACGGCAGGGCGACAATGGAATACCCGCTGTTGGAGAAGACAGAAAACATCATTCGCCCGCTCTGGCGCGCCACGGACATTGCCGGCGAGGTCGCGGTGATGCCACTGATGCCCGTCTTCACTTCCGTCACCCGGTAGAGCGCCTGATCGTCGAGACTGTACCGGTAGATGTCCTTGAATCCGTCGTGGTCGGAAATAAAATAGAGGCTCTGCCCATCCGGGCTGAACTGCGGATTGTGCTGCATGCCCCGATTGAAGGGACGGACCGTGCGGATTTCCTTTGACTGAACGTCGATCAGGCCAAGGCGGTAGTCGCCGTACTCCAGCGTACCGAAATTCGTGCCCTCGGGCCCCCGATCCGTTGTGAATGCAAGCGTCTCCCCGTCGGGCGACCAGGTGGGCTGCAGCTCCGCATACCGGTCGTTGGTGAGCTGGCGGACTTGCTTCTTTTCCAGGTCGTACAGGTAGAGATCACTCACTCCGCCCTCCAGTCCCGAAAAGGCAATGTATCGTCCGCTGGGCGACCATGCGAGATTCTGGATCGCCCCAACGCCCTCCACGGCCGTTCGCATCTGAATCTCGCCCGACTGGACGTTGAAGGTGTTGATCTCGTTGGTCCCCTCCGCAAACGTGACAAACGCAAAGCGCTGCCCATCCGGCGACCACGACCCGGCCGAATCGATAAACCGCAGCGCATCGAAGTGAGGATTAGAGCGCGTGCCTTCCAGCTCCTGCACGATTTTTCCAGTCTCCGTATCGGCCACGAAGAGGTTGGTGTTGAAGATGTTGCGGCGTGAAATGAAGGCCACGTAGCGCCCATCTGGGCTCACCGCCGGGGAAATGTTGAGTTCATTATCCGCCCCCGGCGTACCAATCACCGCCCTGCCCACCGAGTCCACCGGCGTACGTCCCCTCATCTTCGGCAGATAGGTATCGCGAACGGACTGCTTCCATTCCGCCGACAGCGAATCGGTTGTGATACCCAGCGAATAGACGAAGGCAGAGTCCACCCCCACTCGCCCGCTCAGCTTGTAAAGGTCTGTGACCGCCGCGTCGCCGTACTTGCCACCGACGTAGGCCATGTACGCCTGCCCGTACCGGTACGGAAAGTAGTCGCGCATATTGCGCGTCATCTGCCGAATGGTGGGGAGATCCTCCCGCAATACCGCGTCGCGCAACCACATTGACGTGTGCGGGTCCCGGCTCCCAATCGAGAGATACTCGGCCATGCCCTCGACCATCCACAACGGCAGATTGCGGAGGGAGAAGTTGCGCGTGTCCTTGCGGAGCGCAATGTCGTACTGAAAGGAGTGCACGAGTTCGTGCCCCAATACGTGATCGGTCTCCTTGTAGCTTCCGGTGAGGGGCATAATCACCCGTTCTTTGATGCTCTCCGTGACCCCGCCGGTTCCCTGCCCCAGCTGTCCACGAACGGCATTCGTTTGCTGAAAGTCTGCACTATTGGCGTAAAAAATCAGCGGCTTGCGCTTCCGAAACTCCCGCAAGAAGGTACGGGAGTGGCGCTGATACCACCGCTCGGCCATGCGACCGGCATCCATCACGGCCTGCCGCTCCTCCGGATAGAAGTAGATGTCGAAGTTTTCCGTGTTAAATGTCTTAAACTCAAAATTATCGTACTGCACCTTGTTCTGCCCGAAGTACTGAGCCGAGGCAGGAGACACGGCCCCGAATGCCGTGAGCACGGCGAGAGCAAGAACGGCGGCACGGATCGTGAGACGTCGCATGGCGCTGAGGGATTCGGGGGAGCTTAACGAAAAATACACGTCACAATGAGAAGTACGTACTAGTTGGGGCTGCGAAAAGTTCGTCTGAGGCGCCCCTCGGAGAAATCGCCCCCGGACGCTATTCGGCATTGCCCTTGCCCGTCCCGTAGAGGACCTGCATACGAGCACATCCGGCCCCCTCTACACACAACTAGATCTCCGCAAACAACGGGACGTTCTCTCTCCGAGCAAGGGAGGCGCCTGCGGACTCGCTCGTTTTAATTTCCGCATCTTGCAGATGGTCCAGGCAAAATGGAACGGGTTTATTTCGGTCCTCTGCCTGATCTTCAACGAACTCCACGATTGTGCAACCCACGGCGGCTCCTTCCGTTCGTGAATGTACCTTCCAATCAATTTCCGTTCCTCCGCGGAGACGACTTCCCCAATCGGCATCACCGGTTCCGCCTGCACCTTTCCATCCCATGGATGAATATCGGATTCGAGTACGGATCTACGCTGGGGTCGTAATCACGGTCTTTCTCATCCTTGGTGTGCGGCTGGCCCAGCTCCAGCTCGTCGGCCCGGCTGGGGAGTCGGCCGCCTCGGCCAATGCTGTTCGGGAGCGCCCAGTCGAGGCAGCCCGCGGAGCCATCTACGGTCGCGACGGCACGCTCCTGGCCGACAACCGGCCGTCGTATACGATCATGCTCACGCCCCGGTACTTCGACCCGTCGAAGGTGCCGCTGCTGGCCAACCTGCTCGGCGTGCCCGACTCGACCGTGCAGCGCAAGCTGGAAGAGGCTCGCGAGTGGAGTGCGTTCCGTCCCAGCCGGTCCTTCCGCGGCGTCTCGTTCGAAACGTTCAGTCGCGTGCAGGAGCACAAATACGAGCTTCCGGGCGTCTCCCACGAAATTGAGCTTCGACGCCGCTATCATACGACCGCCCATGCCACCCATGCCCTTGGCTATGTGCGCGAGATTGGGGATGCGACCCTTGCTCGGCTGAAGGACAAGGGCTACCGCCCCGGAGATTACATCGGGAAAACGGGGCTGGAAAAGTCGTACGAATCGGCCCTGCGGGGCGAGCGTGGAAGCGAATTCGTTCTCGTGAATGTGCGCGGCACGGAGGTTATGCCGTACCGCAACGGCAATCAAGACGAGTCGCCCACCGGCGGCTACGACCTGCACCTCGCCCTCGACCACCAGGTGCAGGCCCTCGCCGAATCCCTCTTCGTAGGCAAACGCGGGGCCGCCGTCGCTCTCGACCCCGACAACGGCGAGATCATCTCGTTTGTGAGCAAACCGGACTTTCCCCCGTCTCTCTTTTCCCGTTCCGTGAGCGACACCGCCTGGGACAGCCTCCAATCGGTGCGCTCCGACCCGCTGTACAATCGGGCCACGCGGAGCGGCTTTCCCCCCGGGTCCACCTGGAAACCCTTCATGTCACTCGTGGCCCTTGAAACGGGTCAGATTACCAAGAACGAACGACTGGACTGCCCCGCCGGCTACCGCATCGGTCGGCGCATCTTCAAAAACCACGGGGGGCAGGACGAGGGCATGATCACGGTGCAGAAGGCAATCGAGGTGTCATGTAACACCTTCTTTTACAAGGTGATGGACGAAATGGATCTCGGCACCTGGCACAGGTGGGCCAACGAGTTCGGCTTCGGGAAGAAGGTGCCGCTCGACATCGGCGAGCAGGCCGCCGGCCTCATCCCCGACTCGTCGTACTTCGACCGCATGTATGGACGCTGGACGGAGGGATACACCATCAACCTCGGCATCGGACAGGGCGACATGTCGACCACGCCCCTCCAGCTGGCCCGCTATGCAGCTGCCCTTGGCAACGGTGGGACGCTCGTCAGCCCGCACTTCGTGCGCAAGAT is part of the Salinibacter sp. 10B genome and encodes:
- a CDS encoding peptidase S9; the encoded protein is MRRLTIRAAVLALAVLTAFGAVSPASAQYFGQNKVQYDNFEFKTFNTENFDIYFYPEERQAVMDAGRMAERWYQRHSRTFLREFRKRKPLIFYANSADFQQTNAVRGQLGQGTGGVTESIKERVIMPLTGSYKETDHVLGHELVHSFQYDIALRKDTRNFSLRNLPLWMVEGMAEYLSIGSRDPHTSMWLRDAVLREDLPTIRQMTRNMRDYFPYRYGQAYMAYVGGKYGDAAVTDLYKLSGRVGVDSAFVYSLGITTDSLSAEWKQSVRDTYLPKMRGRTPVDSVGRAVIGTPGADNELNISPAVSPDGRYVAFISRRNIFNTNLFVADTETGKIVQELEGTRSNPHFDALRFIDSAGSWSPDGQRFAFVTFAEGTNEINTFNVQSGEIQMRTAVEGVGAIQNLAWSPSGRYIAFSGLEGGVSDLYLYDLEKKQVRQLTNDRYAELQPTWSPDGETLAFTTDRGPEGTNFGTLEYGDYRLGLIDVQSKEIRTVRPFNRGMQHNPQFSPDGQSLYFISDHDGFKDIYRYSLDDQALYRVTEVKTGISGITATSPAMSVARQSGRMMFSVFSNSGYSIVALPSEKTKGERVVPPSSFEQAEVAGLLPPVQTTETGIVGNYLDDPLTGLPELGSVEVSQASDRLYLDRIAPPTIGTSVGGPFGTQVQGGVGFYFSDILGDQNLNVVVQANGTVKDIGGGAFYSNQDSRLNYGVGVSHIPSAYGQLGFVEGRGNTVQLVQLVQRIYRSQVITQASYPLSKRNRFELSVGGTRYGFGLTVRNQFGQEISPSAIQGTGGDLPDPFYLSQVGLAYVGDFSSSGLTSPLQGGRYRFQVTPQFGSRNFVSFLADYRRYYYQKPFTFAIRGLHQGNYGATQNGFTGGFGDLFVRETLGDPYQLAFVRGYSFNSIFSQRSCQINRTNCGLERLYGTRVALGSAEVRVPLLGPEVLGLSTFEYIPTDLVLFADAGIAWTDESIEDLALRTSVSEVTPQGTDGGVNELRRARPVTSAGVSARVNLLGAVVFEMFYARTFQRSQPWDFGLILRPGW
- the mrdA gene encoding penicillin-binding protein 2, encoding MDEYRIRVRIYAGVVITVFLILGVRLAQLQLVGPAGESAASANAVRERPVEAARGAIYGRDGTLLADNRPSYTIMLTPRYFDPSKVPLLANLLGVPDSTVQRKLEEAREWSAFRPSRSFRGVSFETFSRVQEHKYELPGVSHEIELRRRYHTTAHATHALGYVREIGDATLARLKDKGYRPGDYIGKTGLEKSYESALRGERGSEFVLVNVRGTEVMPYRNGNQDESPTGGYDLHLALDHQVQALAESLFVGKRGAAVALDPDNGEIISFVSKPDFPPSLFSRSVSDTAWDSLQSVRSDPLYNRATRSGFPPGSTWKPFMSLVALETGQITKNERLDCPAGYRIGRRIFKNHGGQDEGMITVQKAIEVSCNTFFYKVMDEMDLGTWHRWANEFGFGKKVPLDIGEQAAGLIPDSSYFDRMYGRWTEGYTINLGIGQGDMSTTPLQLARYAAALGNGGTLVSPHFVRKMVHPQTGNVRRPDVPPPEQIPIDSAHFATVQQGMRRVMTDGTGRWVQIPGIPSAGKTGTAQNPHGEDHSLFIMFAPYDDPEIAIAVAVENAGYGATAAAPIASLMAEQYLKGEIADEWMRQHWIQRLRDSVRSAPPKGFGGGSPEDTAAPSSPPDRINTEAPSDASPDTMTTASAARRNE